One genomic region from Reichenbachiella ulvae encodes:
- a CDS encoding VOC family protein: MEEKLIYGIQQMGVGVDDAEKGFQWYATRLGADACIFDDNNEATYMAPYMGGEPRKKRAILAMNLQGGSGYEIWQHTGRTPLKMESPLDFGDLGINMAKIKSVDIQRSFDRLKHLGVEFLTEMVTDPDGCKSFYIQDPWDNILQIKESDSWYDVKSHDLGGVFGATLGVSNIDETMKLFAGVLGYDQVVYDKTEVFEDLASLNKGKEKFRRVLLTHKKDRIGGFTALFGDSQIELVERLDSTPKKLFEGRFWGDIGFIHLCFDIKNMKKMVEDCKAAGFPFTVLSNEDFDMGDANGHWGYLEDPDGTLIEFVETHKVPVLKALGLNINLKNRDPKKPLPNWLIKAMRIKRKKF, encoded by the coding sequence ATGGAAGAAAAACTAATATATGGCATCCAACAAATGGGAGTGGGTGTCGACGATGCAGAAAAGGGGTTTCAATGGTATGCGACTAGGCTAGGTGCTGATGCCTGTATCTTCGATGACAACAATGAGGCAACCTACATGGCTCCCTATATGGGGGGTGAACCAAGAAAAAAAAGAGCCATACTTGCCATGAACCTACAGGGAGGAAGTGGCTATGAAATCTGGCAACACACGGGCCGCACTCCACTCAAAATGGAAAGCCCGCTTGATTTCGGTGATTTGGGAATCAATATGGCGAAGATCAAGTCCGTTGACATTCAAAGAAGCTTTGATCGACTCAAACATTTGGGTGTGGAGTTTTTGACCGAAATGGTCACAGACCCAGACGGATGTAAAAGTTTTTATATCCAGGATCCATGGGACAACATACTACAAATCAAAGAATCCGACTCCTGGTACGACGTAAAGAGCCATGACCTGGGAGGAGTGTTCGGCGCTACACTAGGTGTGTCGAACATAGACGAAACCATGAAGCTGTTCGCTGGTGTGCTAGGTTACGACCAAGTGGTATATGACAAAACTGAGGTCTTTGAAGACCTGGCCAGCTTAAATAAAGGAAAAGAAAAATTCCGCCGAGTTCTCCTCACTCACAAAAAGGACAGAATTGGAGGATTCACAGCGCTCTTCGGTGACAGCCAGATCGAATTGGTAGAGCGCCTGGATTCTACTCCTAAGAAATTGTTCGAAGGGCGATTCTGGGGTGATATTGGATTCATTCACTTGTGCTTCGATATCAAAAACATGAAGAAGATGGTGGAAGATTGCAAAGCTGCAGGCTTCCCATTTACTGTCTTGAGCAACGAGGATTTTGACATGGGAGATGCCAACGGTCACTGGGGATATCTGGAAGATCCCGACGGTACCTTGATCGAATTTGTAGAAACACACAAGGTTCCAGTTTTGAAGGCATTGGGCCTCAATATCAATTTGAAAAATAGGGATCCAAAAAAACCGCTTCCCAACTGGCTCATCAAAGCCATGAGAATCAAACGTAAGAAGTTCTAA
- a CDS encoding WG repeat-containing protein yields the protein MKLYTHIHDGLMHFGLVVATLLFAQGRLYAQSEYDSRGGISEGLISVRSETTHLWGFVDSDDQLVIPCKYDIVEPFENDRAIVQFRGFFGVINRQDSLIVEPMYDDIRSKGNLAFTVQLRGKEGLVDRFGNVLLPIEYEKVIALSSDLIIIKKEENWAVSNNQGDILSDFIYRQIYPMREGMIKVKVGRKYGYLNRKGEMTILPEFDDLKYFSQGLSPAEKNDRWGAIDIKGQTIIDYRYDNMEPFHFELAQVRLKSKYGLIDKTGNPVIDINYRSVEVLDQNLFYAEDLIGILLFDIKGNLLSDKHYDKPESAGFRYQVSDEKILVSRQGLLGYLDSDGGEFVACQYDEAEPFSNGTARVKANGKWGLLNKQGILILDTEYDEISRFNNDLAIVHQDGMKGIVNRSGRPITRVVYSNIESTHDDQFIVRQNGKYGMLNHFGTPFVDIKYDSLIKNLHSPGYYMKLNGKWGYMDESGKMLLLCEYDDLDVHDNGETVVALKKGKAAIMNLDMIYKIPFVYDKITLTTDGYAIIEKKGKVGLATVSGQILIKPNYEDIRNISFNSAEVAKRGHWSIKEY from the coding sequence TTGAAGCTTTACACTCACATACATGACGGCCTGATGCACTTTGGATTAGTGGTCGCTACACTGCTCTTTGCTCAAGGTAGGTTGTATGCACAAAGTGAGTATGATAGCAGAGGTGGTATATCAGAGGGCCTAATTAGCGTCAGATCAGAGACTACCCATCTTTGGGGTTTTGTAGATAGCGATGATCAGCTGGTCATCCCCTGCAAATACGACATAGTGGAACCATTCGAAAATGACCGGGCGATAGTTCAATTCAGAGGGTTTTTTGGAGTAATCAATCGGCAAGATAGTTTGATCGTCGAACCTATGTACGACGATATACGATCCAAAGGTAATCTGGCATTTACTGTGCAATTGAGAGGTAAAGAAGGGCTGGTCGACCGATTTGGCAATGTTCTGTTACCTATCGAATATGAAAAAGTAATCGCCTTAAGTAGTGATTTAATTATCATCAAAAAAGAGGAAAACTGGGCTGTATCCAACAATCAAGGAGATATTCTTTCCGATTTTATCTATCGACAGATCTATCCGATGCGAGAAGGTATGATCAAAGTCAAAGTTGGAAGAAAATACGGTTATCTAAATCGTAAAGGAGAAATGACGATCCTACCGGAGTTTGATGACCTCAAGTACTTTTCTCAGGGCCTATCACCTGCCGAAAAAAACGACCGATGGGGAGCCATTGACATAAAAGGTCAGACCATTATTGACTATCGGTATGATAATATGGAACCCTTTCATTTTGAATTGGCTCAAGTAAGGCTCAAAAGTAAGTATGGTCTCATAGACAAAACTGGAAATCCTGTAATCGACATCAACTATAGAAGTGTCGAGGTGCTAGATCAAAATTTGTTTTATGCAGAAGACCTCATCGGCATATTGCTATTCGATATCAAAGGAAATCTACTCTCAGACAAGCACTATGACAAACCAGAATCCGCAGGTTTTAGGTATCAGGTCAGCGATGAAAAAATACTGGTTTCTCGTCAAGGGCTATTGGGCTATCTGGACAGTGATGGGGGCGAATTTGTCGCATGTCAATACGATGAAGCTGAGCCTTTTTCTAATGGGACTGCACGAGTGAAAGCCAATGGAAAATGGGGGCTTCTCAACAAACAGGGAATCCTCATCCTAGATACTGAATATGATGAAATCTCCAGATTCAACAATGATCTGGCCATCGTACATCAAGACGGCATGAAAGGGATTGTAAATCGATCAGGCAGACCGATTACCAGAGTGGTTTATTCTAACATCGAAAGTACTCACGACGATCAATTCATCGTTCGTCAAAATGGAAAATATGGAATGCTCAATCATTTTGGGACTCCTTTTGTGGATATTAAATATGACAGCCTGATCAAAAATCTTCATAGCCCTGGATACTACATGAAACTCAATGGTAAATGGGGCTACATGGATGAAAGCGGAAAAATGCTGCTACTATGTGAGTATGACGACCTGGATGTTCATGACAATGGCGAAACAGTCGTGGCGCTAAAAAAGGGAAAAGCTGCTATTATGAATCTGGACATGATCTACAAAATCCCTTTTGTATATGACAAAATCACCCTGACTACAGATGGATATGCCATCATAGAAAAAAAAGGGAAGGTAGGGCTTGCCACAGTTTCTGGTCAGATATTAATCAAACCTAACTACGAAGACATTCGAAACATTTCATTCAATTCGGCTGAAGTAGCCAAGAGGGGGCATTGGAGCATCAAAGAATATTAG
- a CDS encoding PIN domain-containing protein, which produces MKVIVDTNIVFSAILNTNGKIAQILSEPNVTFLSPSYLLTELVEHQNKLIKLLKSDQTKLTELKQLVIRNIHFLPEEQISPQHWIRAEELTLDVDHDDIAFVALALEQDCPIWTGDKKLRKGIKQVVMLDTNEIVELITNQ; this is translated from the coding sequence ATGAAGGTCATCGTCGACACCAATATTGTGTTCAGCGCGATCTTAAATACAAATGGTAAAATAGCTCAAATACTATCCGAGCCAAATGTAACATTCCTTTCACCCTCCTACCTTTTAACAGAATTGGTTGAGCACCAAAATAAACTAATTAAACTACTCAAATCAGACCAGACAAAACTCACCGAGCTCAAGCAACTTGTGATTCGAAATATTCACTTTCTTCCAGAAGAGCAGATTTCTCCTCAACACTGGATCAGAGCAGAAGAATTAACTCTTGATGTGGATCATGACGACATTGCTTTTGTCGCATTGGCGTTAGAGCAAGACTGCCCTATCTGGACGGGCGACAAAAAACTCAGAAAAGGAATAAAACAAGTAGTAATGCTAGACACGAATGAAATAGTTGAATTGATCACAAATCAATGA
- a CDS encoding bifunctional alpha,alpha-trehalose-phosphate synthase (UDP-forming)/trehalose-phosphatase produces MSSKPDPKTIIVSNRLPVKVVRNEEGLDFQPTEGGLATGLGSIYKSGNNVWIGWPGATLESKAEEKTTLEILTSQSMYPVFLTDEDLELYYEGFSNETLWPNFHYFNQYSIFNEDTWESYKQVNQKFADAILSQANKNDTIWVHDYQLLLVPALLRQKKPDLKIGFFLHIPFPSYESFRILPFRREILLGMLGADFLGFHTYDDTRHFLSSVNRLAGIGNNHGIINYNNRQIMADSLPMGIDYDKYHSTASLPETLQKEVEYRTAIGSPKVMLSIDRLDYSKGIPQRVKAFEKFLEQYPEYQQKVSLVMIVVPSRYQVGKYKELKEEIDLLVGRINGCFGRLSWTPVHYFFRSYPLHSLSAFYRIAHVGFVSPLRDGMNLVAKEFIASKLEKKGVLILSEMAGASKELSEAILVNPNNQKQMVEAIKEALEMEEEEQIARLSVMQETLKRYNIYHWVDLFMNRLDHVKNQQLAQKTKNIDEKTIKKIKKDFKSAKEKLLFLDYDGTLTGFHPDPLMALPNDDLYTILNNLLLEENTHIVIISGRGKNTLEKWFGNRKMDLIAEHGVWLRKSGATWETITDLTDSWKADIKDVLESYVNRTPGSFIEEKDYSLVWHYRKVETGLGELRTRELMSHLKYLASNQNLQVLEGDMVIEIKSTEVNKGRAAANWIKRYNADFVMAIGDDWTDEDTFKAMPKTAHTIKVGGNQSAAKYSILGPDMVRDLLRELPKQ; encoded by the coding sequence ATGTCAAGTAAACCCGACCCCAAAACCATTATAGTTTCAAACCGTCTTCCTGTAAAAGTTGTCCGCAATGAGGAAGGACTGGATTTTCAACCTACAGAAGGAGGGCTCGCCACAGGCCTGGGCTCCATCTACAAAAGCGGAAACAATGTTTGGATCGGTTGGCCCGGGGCGACTTTAGAATCTAAGGCTGAGGAAAAAACCACCTTAGAGATATTAACCTCACAGAGTATGTATCCTGTATTCCTCACTGACGAGGATTTGGAGCTTTACTACGAAGGTTTTTCTAATGAGACCCTTTGGCCCAACTTTCACTATTTCAACCAGTATTCGATTTTCAATGAGGATACCTGGGAGTCTTACAAACAAGTGAATCAAAAATTTGCCGATGCGATTTTGTCTCAGGCAAATAAGAACGATACGATATGGGTGCACGATTACCAATTGCTATTGGTGCCAGCACTTTTGAGACAGAAAAAGCCAGATTTGAAAATAGGTTTCTTTCTACATATTCCTTTCCCTTCGTACGAATCCTTTAGAATCCTTCCTTTCCGAAGAGAGATTCTATTAGGTATGCTGGGAGCGGATTTCTTAGGTTTCCATACCTACGATGATACACGTCACTTCCTTTCTTCTGTCAACAGATTGGCAGGTATAGGAAACAACCATGGTATCATCAACTACAACAATCGTCAGATCATGGCAGACTCATTGCCAATGGGGATCGACTATGACAAATATCATAGTACAGCTTCATTGCCAGAGACACTGCAAAAGGAGGTAGAATATCGTACGGCCATCGGTAGTCCAAAAGTGATGCTGTCCATTGACCGATTGGACTATTCTAAAGGTATACCTCAACGAGTGAAGGCCTTTGAAAAGTTCCTGGAGCAATATCCTGAATATCAGCAGAAGGTTTCCCTGGTTATGATCGTGGTTCCTTCCAGATATCAAGTTGGAAAATATAAAGAGCTGAAAGAAGAAATTGATTTGTTGGTAGGTAGGATCAATGGTTGCTTTGGACGATTGAGCTGGACACCTGTTCACTATTTCTTTAGGTCTTATCCGCTTCATTCTTTATCGGCATTTTATAGAATAGCCCATGTCGGTTTTGTGAGTCCATTGAGAGATGGTATGAATCTGGTGGCTAAAGAATTCATCGCCAGTAAGCTGGAGAAAAAAGGTGTGCTGATTCTGAGTGAAATGGCTGGTGCATCTAAAGAGCTATCAGAAGCGATTTTGGTCAATCCAAACAATCAAAAGCAGATGGTAGAGGCGATTAAGGAGGCCCTGGAAATGGAAGAAGAAGAGCAAATCGCTCGTTTGTCTGTGATGCAGGAAACCCTGAAAAGATATAATATCTATCATTGGGTAGACCTATTCATGAATCGTCTGGATCATGTAAAAAATCAGCAGCTGGCTCAGAAGACTAAGAATATAGATGAAAAGACCATCAAGAAGATCAAGAAGGATTTCAAATCTGCGAAAGAAAAGCTACTCTTCCTGGATTATGATGGTACGTTGACAGGCTTCCATCCAGATCCGTTGATGGCATTGCCTAACGATGACCTATACACGATTCTGAACAACCTCCTTCTGGAAGAAAACACACATATTGTGATCATCAGTGGTAGAGGAAAAAATACGCTTGAGAAATGGTTTGGAAATCGTAAAATGGACTTAATAGCTGAACATGGCGTTTGGTTGAGAAAGTCTGGTGCTACCTGGGAAACGATCACGGATCTGACTGACTCTTGGAAAGCCGATATCAAGGATGTACTGGAGAGCTATGTGAATAGAACACCAGGTTCTTTCATCGAAGAAAAAGACTATTCGCTGGTATGGCACTACAGAAAGGTAGAGACAGGTCTGGGAGAACTCAGAACCCGAGAGCTCATGAGCCACTTAAAATATTTGGCCTCTAACCAAAACCTTCAGGTTTTAGAAGGGGATATGGTGATTGAGATTAAGAGTACGGAAGTGAATAAAGGCCGTGCCGCAGCGAATTGGATCAAGAGATATAATGCAGACTTTGTGATGGCTATCGGTGACGACTGGACAGATGAGGATACCTTCAAGGCTATGCCGAAAACAGCGCACACCATCAAAGTAGGTGGTAATCAGTCTGCTGCCAAGTATAGTATTTTAGGTCCGGATATGGTCAGGGATTTGCTAAGGGAATTGCCGAAACAATAA
- a CDS encoding DUF4153 domain-containing protein has product MRLPSLHYLSQKALEGFRLFPLSILSGIAASSVAIYLVEYEKDIENFFPYVNFLLTAALGIPLYFCVSILIRHYSFNRSTASIAWVASTVFLLLIYFSLPDEESTHNTTIPYVRYAIFNVIIHLLVAIIPYIKGHHLNGFWNYNKLLFLRILTSLLYSGFLYVGLCLAILSLDLLFDVEIEGKIYFELYIWVQGVFNTWFFVAGIPKDLKPQDAIYEYPRGLKIFTQYILMPLLILYLIILYAYGLKIVGLWDWPRGIVAYLITCVSVLGILCLLLMYPYSQSDKGNEWMQRFSKFYYYALIPLIALLFLAIHIRIADYGLTINRYLLVLMGIWLSIVSIYFMIGRSNIKFIPISLAAILLLCSFGPWGVFSWSERSQVNRLKYYWETYGVLKDEQIQNEVMWNLDSLPDFYTSKELTNNHLMPDSIHNEVLSIMEYLDENHGMKAIRSWYTQNLDSMAWVHEKENKYGKNEADLYLESAGIEPYHRYKSDYIYYDFDCSEKEIINIEGYDHMLFFQDNFYNKTGKTHSYQVADTLINVSIDQSVGEGVVIQFNDRKDSISLSKKTNELRNNYGENYAKVPLKEMTIDYENEGMRYRLIINQLRMNGEGEEVEISYLDFSLMWRNTN; this is encoded by the coding sequence ATGAGATTGCCTTCACTACACTACCTCAGCCAAAAAGCACTTGAGGGATTTCGTCTCTTTCCTCTTTCTATTTTATCTGGAATAGCTGCCTCTAGTGTAGCCATATATCTCGTAGAATATGAAAAAGACATTGAGAATTTCTTTCCCTATGTCAACTTTCTTCTTACTGCCGCACTCGGGATACCTCTCTATTTTTGTGTGTCTATTCTCATCAGACACTATTCTTTCAATAGATCAACCGCTTCTATTGCCTGGGTAGCTTCTACTGTTTTTCTGTTGTTGATCTATTTTTCACTTCCAGATGAAGAGTCTACGCATAACACGACCATTCCCTATGTCAGGTATGCCATTTTCAATGTAATCATACACCTGTTGGTCGCAATTATTCCCTATATAAAAGGCCATCATCTCAACGGGTTTTGGAACTATAACAAACTACTGTTCCTGCGCATATTAACCTCCCTGTTGTATTCAGGGTTCTTGTATGTGGGACTTTGTCTTGCCATTTTGTCTCTGGATCTTCTTTTCGATGTAGAAATAGAAGGGAAAATTTATTTCGAATTGTATATCTGGGTGCAAGGAGTTTTCAACACATGGTTTTTTGTGGCAGGAATTCCTAAAGATCTGAAACCTCAAGATGCAATCTATGAATACCCCAGAGGTCTAAAAATCTTCACTCAGTACATCCTGATGCCACTGCTGATTTTGTATCTGATCATACTCTATGCCTATGGATTAAAGATTGTAGGACTTTGGGATTGGCCCAGAGGTATTGTTGCCTATTTGATCACCTGTGTTTCTGTCCTGGGAATTCTTTGCCTTCTCCTGATGTATCCCTACAGTCAATCCGACAAAGGCAATGAATGGATGCAGCGCTTTTCCAAATTCTATTATTACGCGCTCATCCCTTTGATCGCTTTACTCTTTCTAGCCATACATATTAGGATAGCTGATTATGGCCTAACCATCAATCGCTACCTGCTGGTATTGATGGGGATATGGTTGAGTATCGTTTCGATATATTTTATGATCGGGCGTAGCAACATCAAATTCATTCCCATCTCACTGGCCGCCATATTATTGCTATGCTCCTTTGGTCCCTGGGGGGTGTTTTCGTGGAGCGAAAGAAGTCAGGTTAATCGACTTAAATACTATTGGGAAACCTATGGTGTACTCAAAGACGAACAGATCCAAAACGAAGTGATGTGGAACCTGGACAGCCTGCCCGACTTTTATACTTCTAAAGAACTCACCAACAATCACCTAATGCCTGACTCTATCCACAATGAGGTATTGTCAATCATGGAATATCTGGACGAAAACCATGGGATGAAGGCCATTCGGTCCTGGTATACCCAAAACCTAGATTCGATGGCATGGGTCCATGAAAAAGAAAACAAGTATGGCAAAAATGAAGCGGATCTGTATCTGGAATCGGCCGGAATCGAACCCTATCATAGATATAAAAGTGACTACATTTATTATGACTTTGATTGTTCCGAAAAGGAAATAATAAACATCGAGGGCTATGATCACATGCTATTCTTTCAAGACAATTTTTACAACAAAACTGGCAAAACCCATAGTTATCAAGTGGCAGATACGCTAATAAATGTATCGATCGATCAATCCGTGGGTGAAGGGGTCGTCATTCAATTCAATGATCGAAAGGACAGCATTTCACTCAGTAAAAAAACGAATGAACTGCGAAATAACTATGGCGAAAACTATGCAAAGGTTCCCCTTAAAGAAATGACCATCGATTATGAAAACGAAGGAATGCGTTATCGTCTGATAATTAATCAACTGCGCATGAATGGTGAAGGGGAAGAGGTAGAAATTTCCTATCTTGACTTTTCCTTGATGTGGCGAAATACCAACTAG
- a CDS encoding RidA family protein yields the protein MIQKRISSGSTFEELIGYSRAVVDEHYVHVSGTTGYDYSQMTISDDVVEQCRQCMVNIQNALKEADSSLEKVVRVQYILPVREDFEPCWPVLREFFGEIRPAATMIAAGLADPAMKIEIEVTAGR from the coding sequence ATGATACAAAAGCGCATCTCCAGCGGCTCTACTTTCGAAGAGCTCATCGGCTATTCCAGAGCCGTTGTAGATGAGCACTATGTACATGTATCTGGTACTACGGGCTATGACTACAGCCAGATGACCATCTCAGACGATGTGGTCGAGCAGTGTCGCCAATGCATGGTCAATATCCAAAATGCCTTAAAAGAAGCGGACAGCTCGCTCGAAAAAGTGGTTCGCGTACAGTACATCCTTCCAGTTAGAGAAGATTTTGAACCGTGCTGGCCAGTATTGCGAGAGTTTTTTGGCGAAATACGTCCAGCAGCTACTATGATAGCAGCCGGCTTGGCCGACCCAGCCATGAAAATAGAAATAGAGGTGACAGCTGGACGTTGA
- a CDS encoding glycoside hydrolase family 15 protein, with amino-acid sequence MSRHTYDFGVIGNCAFSAHIKTDTNIAWMCWPRFDSSFIFGKMVDEEKGGEYSVLPAEGEFNTKQYYVENTNVLCTEIECSDGAKYKVTDFAPRFEQYERHYKPLMLIRKIEPINGHATIKVNCNPVGDYGKNIPEKSIGSNHIRYIGLDAQVRLTTNISMNYIINDQEFVLNETKYCVLTYGQPMEAELKETCETFLSRTVRYWRNWVKTASINHFQQKAAIRSALILKIHQYEDTGAIVAALTTSLPEAPKSTRNWDYRFCWMRDTYYTLNAFNNIGHFEELEQYFHYIMNITSAETERYQPLVGIGGEKKLIEIESDLSGYQGENRPVRIGNQAYEHIQNDVYGQVLVSLLPLYYDQRIIFTEKFDSGDLIFKTLGLIEKTMEQKDAGLWEFRNLQQYHCYTYLFHWAGCLAAKKIAAVIKDEEMDKLATRLGKIAQEKIEKCYSPEKKGYSQAIGTDRMDASCLQLINMGYLDPKSDRAKEHLIAMERDLKASNGLFYRYKHQDDFGEPETTFMICAFWYVEALACVGRVDEAIQYFEHLVSQSNHVGLLSEDVNEHDGSMWGNFPQAYSHVGLLNAAERIARKLDIADFNY; translated from the coding sequence ATGAGTAGGCACACCTATGATTTTGGAGTAATAGGCAATTGCGCATTTAGCGCGCACATCAAGACGGATACTAATATCGCCTGGATGTGTTGGCCGAGGTTTGATAGTTCGTTCATTTTTGGTAAAATGGTGGACGAAGAGAAGGGAGGAGAGTATTCCGTACTGCCTGCTGAGGGAGAGTTCAACACCAAACAATACTATGTAGAAAACACCAACGTACTTTGTACAGAGATAGAATGCTCTGATGGAGCAAAATACAAAGTCACTGATTTTGCTCCTCGTTTCGAGCAATACGAAAGACATTATAAACCGCTGATGCTCATCAGAAAGATCGAGCCTATCAACGGACATGCTACGATCAAAGTCAACTGCAACCCAGTAGGCGACTATGGCAAAAACATTCCTGAAAAAAGCATAGGGAGTAACCACATCCGATACATCGGTTTGGATGCTCAGGTTCGGTTGACCACTAACATCTCGATGAACTACATCATCAACGACCAGGAGTTTGTTCTCAACGAAACCAAATATTGCGTACTTACTTATGGACAGCCCATGGAGGCGGAGCTTAAAGAAACCTGTGAGACTTTCTTGAGCAGAACCGTAAGGTATTGGAGAAATTGGGTCAAAACCGCCAGTATCAACCATTTCCAGCAAAAAGCAGCCATTCGCTCAGCTTTGATCCTAAAGATCCATCAGTATGAAGATACAGGCGCCATCGTAGCAGCACTGACGACAAGTTTGCCAGAAGCACCAAAATCTACCCGAAACTGGGACTATCGCTTCTGCTGGATGCGCGATACCTATTATACACTCAACGCCTTCAATAACATCGGTCACTTCGAAGAATTGGAGCAGTACTTCCATTACATCATGAATATCACCAGCGCGGAAACCGAAAGGTATCAACCGCTAGTGGGAATCGGTGGAGAGAAGAAGTTGATCGAAATAGAATCAGACCTGAGCGGATATCAGGGCGAGAATCGACCCGTCCGTATCGGAAACCAGGCCTACGAACACATCCAAAATGATGTCTATGGTCAAGTACTCGTTTCACTGCTACCTTTGTATTATGATCAGCGTATCATCTTTACAGAAAAATTTGACAGTGGTGATTTGATTTTCAAGACACTGGGACTGATCGAAAAAACCATGGAGCAGAAAGATGCCGGACTGTGGGAATTCAGAAACCTACAGCAATATCACTGCTATACTTACCTGTTCCACTGGGCGGGATGTTTGGCTGCCAAAAAAATCGCAGCAGTGATCAAGGACGAAGAAATGGACAAGCTGGCGACCAGGCTCGGAAAAATCGCTCAGGAGAAAATCGAAAAGTGCTATAGCCCAGAGAAAAAAGGCTACAGTCAGGCAATTGGTACGGACCGAATGGATGCCAGCTGTCTGCAGCTGATCAACATGGGCTACCTCGATCCAAAAAGCGATCGAGCGAAAGAGCATTTGATCGCTATGGAAAGAGACCTGAAGGCAAGCAATGGTTTGTTCTACAGATACAAACATCAGGACGACTTTGGTGAACCAGAAACAACCTTTATGATCTGCGCCTTCTGGTATGTCGAAGCATTAGCTTGTGTAGGACGTGTAGACGAAGCGATTCAATATTTCGAACATCTGGTGAGTCAGTCCAACCATGTCGGATTGTTGAGCGAGGATGTCAATGAGCACGATGGTAGCATGTGGGGCAATTTCCCTCAGGCATATAGCCACGTAGGACTGCTCAACGCAGCTGAAAGAATAGCTCGTAAATTGGACATTGCAGATTTCAACTATTAA
- a CDS encoding sensor histidine kinase, translating into MSKSFINTWSLHFHDEEIEESFRLDNIQFESRLVKIFLLMLIGFNAIYAAKDFYFTEQRDLISLQFQVFFILPVYVAMSVYTNRFKHLFQNFSFYSFAVFLCVFTIVSQLCMLYLNGDNGKGLDSIVLIAIFGSFIFSGILYRQMLGIVPFVLVVLIIFLVFLFELPLVRIINVSLIYTMAICASLLTKYQIERQRRLSYNRAASLMSDEKDIKESYLRINALSEMRRDLIAILAHDVRSPLASLQGVLSLTKSGSLSPEESREYLEKVEQQVSTVNFLVNDILIWIKSQSDEADFEKGPVNLSSIIEDLKFLFLDAFEEKQIEFKVSLTIDNVYGQPDMIKTILRNFISNAIKFSDKGTAIVLESRPEGSKVRISVRDHGMGMTADELAKLKNTFNTKLGTRKEKGMGLGLKICRALIQAHKSNLEVISQPNEGTTMSFLLNRA; encoded by the coding sequence ATGTCTAAGTCTTTTATAAATACGTGGAGTCTTCATTTTCATGATGAAGAGATTGAAGAAAGTTTCAGGTTGGATAATATTCAGTTTGAATCTAGATTGGTAAAGATATTTCTACTGATGCTGATCGGTTTCAACGCAATATATGCTGCGAAAGACTTTTATTTTACGGAACAGCGTGACCTGATATCATTACAGTTTCAGGTGTTTTTCATTCTGCCAGTATATGTGGCAATGAGTGTATATACCAACCGCTTCAAGCATCTATTTCAGAATTTTTCTTTCTACTCCTTTGCAGTTTTTTTGTGTGTATTTACCATCGTTTCCCAACTATGCATGTTATACCTCAATGGGGACAATGGTAAGGGACTCGATAGCATCGTATTGATTGCCATATTCGGCTCCTTTATTTTTTCAGGCATACTCTATCGTCAGATGCTAGGTATCGTGCCATTCGTTCTTGTGGTCTTGATCATATTTCTGGTGTTTCTTTTTGAGCTGCCATTGGTTCGTATCATCAATGTATCGCTGATTTATACTATGGCCATATGCGCATCGCTTCTTACCAAATACCAGATCGAAAGACAGCGGAGGTTGAGTTATAATCGAGCTGCCTCATTGATGTCTGACGAAAAGGACATCAAGGAAAGCTATCTGCGAATCAATGCTCTTAGTGAAATGAGGAGGGATTTGATCGCCATATTGGCTCATGATGTGAGATCCCCGTTGGCGAGTTTGCAGGGTGTTTTGTCTTTGACGAAAAGTGGAAGCTTGAGCCCAGAGGAAAGCCGTGAATATTTGGAAAAAGTAGAGCAGCAGGTATCTACGGTCAATTTTTTGGTCAATGACATTTTGATTTGGATTAAGAGTCAGAGTGATGAAGCAGATTTTGAAAAAGGACCGGTGAACTTGTCAAGTATTATAGAGGATTTGAAATTCTTGTTTTTAGATGCATTTGAAGAAAAGCAGATTGAGTTTAAGGTGAGTTTGACGATTGATAATGTATATGGTCAACCCGATATGATCAAGACGATTCTAAGAAACTTTATTAGCAACGCCATCAAGTTTTCGGATAAGGGAACTGCGATAGTATTAGAATCCAGGCCCGAAGGGAGCAAGGTGAGAATATCGGTTCGCGATCATGGTATGGGGATGACTGCTGATGAATTGGCGAAGCTTAAAAATACCTTTAATACCAAACTAGGAACCAGAAAAGAGAAGGGAATGGGACTTGGGTTAAAAATCTGCCGGGCTTTGATACAGGCACACAAGTCGAATCTGGAAGTAATCAGCCAGCCCAATGAAGGAACTACCATGAGCTTTTTGCTCAACCGAGCCTAA